The following proteins come from a genomic window of Enterobacter chengduensis:
- a CDS encoding ABC transporter permease, whose protein sequence is MATSVAHSPASRGRLSRLTALFWRKPSLGLFLLLLAPLMWFGIVYLGSLLTLLWQGFYTFDDFTMAVTPDLTLANIQALFNPANYDIILRTLTMAIAVTIASAILAFPMAWYMARYTRGKWKAFFYIAVMLPMWASYIVKAYAWTLLLAKDGVAQWFLNHMGLEPILTSLLTLPAIGGNTLSTSGLGRFLVFVYIWLPFMILPVQAALERLPASLLQASADLGARPRQTFRYVVLPLAIPGIAAGSIFTFSLTLGDFIVPQLVGPPGYFIGNMVYSQQGAIGNMPMAAAFTLVPIVLISLYLAFVKRLGAFDAL, encoded by the coding sequence ATGGCGACAAGCGTTGCGCATTCTCCCGCCTCGCGCGGCCGCCTGAGCCGCCTGACCGCGCTGTTCTGGCGTAAGCCGTCGCTCGGCCTGTTCCTGCTTCTGCTTGCGCCGCTGATGTGGTTTGGCATCGTCTATTTAGGATCGCTTCTGACCCTGCTGTGGCAGGGGTTTTACACCTTTGACGATTTCACCATGGCGGTCACGCCGGACCTGACCCTGGCGAACATTCAGGCGCTTTTCAACCCGGCAAACTACGACATCATCCTGCGCACGCTAACGATGGCGATTGCGGTGACCATTGCCAGCGCCATCCTCGCCTTCCCGATGGCCTGGTACATGGCGCGATACACCCGCGGCAAGTGGAAAGCGTTTTTCTATATCGCCGTGATGCTGCCCATGTGGGCGAGCTACATCGTTAAAGCCTACGCCTGGACGCTGCTGCTGGCGAAGGACGGCGTGGCGCAGTGGTTTCTCAATCATATGGGGCTGGAGCCGATCCTGACCTCACTCCTGACGCTCCCGGCGATTGGCGGAAACACCTTGTCCACCTCCGGGCTGGGACGGTTTCTGGTCTTCGTCTATATTTGGCTGCCGTTTATGATCCTGCCCGTCCAGGCGGCGCTGGAACGCCTGCCGGCCTCGCTGCTGCAGGCCTCCGCTGACCTCGGGGCTCGTCCTCGTCAGACCTTTCGCTATGTGGTTCTGCCGCTGGCCATCCCGGGCATTGCGGCGGGTTCAATCTTCACCTTTTCCCTGACGCTGGGGGATTTCATCGTTCCGCAGCTGGTGGGGCCGCCGGGCTACTTCATCGGGAACATGGTCTATTCCCAGCAGGGTGCGATTGGCAACATGCCCATGGCCGCCGCCTTCACGCTGGTGCCCATCGTGCTGATTTCGCTTTATCTGGCGTTCGTGAAACGTCTGGGAGCCTTCGATGCACTCTGA
- a CDS encoding ABC transporter ATP-binding protein: MTYAVEFNNVSRLYGDVRAVDGVTIAIRDGEFFSMLGPSGSGKTTCLRLIAGFEQLSGGTISIFGKEASELPPWERDVNTVFQDYALFPHMSILDNVAYGLMVKGVDKKKRHAQARDALEKVGLSFAVARKPSQLSGGQRQRVAIARALVNEPRVLLLDEPLGALDLKLREQMQFELKKLQQELGITFIFVTHDQGEALSMSDRVAVFNNGRIEQVDTPRDLYMRPRTPFVAGFVGTSNVFDAGLAQKLCGMEGCYSLRPEHIRLNEGGDVQVHGVVQAVQYQGAATRLELKLADGAKLLVSQANFSDALSPSGVAPGQSVMASWSREAMIRLHEER; the protein is encoded by the coding sequence ATGACGTACGCGGTAGAGTTTAACAATGTTTCCCGCCTGTACGGCGACGTCCGGGCGGTGGATGGGGTCACCATTGCGATTCGTGACGGAGAATTTTTCTCCATGCTGGGGCCTTCGGGCTCCGGCAAAACCACCTGCCTGCGTCTGATAGCGGGTTTTGAACAGCTGTCAGGCGGCACGATTTCTATCTTCGGCAAAGAGGCGAGCGAACTGCCCCCCTGGGAGCGGGATGTGAACACCGTTTTTCAGGACTACGCGCTGTTCCCGCATATGTCTATCCTCGACAACGTAGCCTACGGGCTGATGGTCAAAGGCGTCGACAAGAAAAAACGCCACGCGCAGGCCCGCGATGCCCTGGAAAAAGTGGGCCTGAGCTTCGCCGTTGCCCGCAAGCCTTCACAACTTTCCGGCGGCCAGCGCCAGCGCGTCGCCATCGCTCGCGCGCTGGTCAATGAACCGCGCGTCCTGCTGCTGGACGAACCCTTGGGCGCGCTCGATCTTAAGCTGCGCGAACAGATGCAGTTCGAGCTGAAGAAGCTTCAGCAGGAGCTCGGCATCACCTTTATTTTTGTCACCCACGATCAGGGCGAAGCGCTTTCCATGTCGGACCGGGTGGCGGTATTTAATAACGGGCGCATCGAGCAGGTGGATACCCCACGCGATCTCTACATGCGTCCGCGCACGCCGTTTGTCGCCGGTTTTGTCGGCACGTCCAACGTCTTTGATGCCGGTCTCGCACAGAAACTGTGCGGCATGGAGGGCTGCTATTCCCTTCGCCCGGAACATATTCGCCTGAATGAGGGTGGAGACGTTCAGGTTCACGGCGTCGTGCAGGCCGTTCAGTATCAGGGGGCGGCTACGCGCCTCGAGCTGAAGCTGGCCGATGGCGCTAAGCTGCTGGTGAGCCAGGCTAATTTCAGTGACGCCTTGTCGCCGAGCGGCGTAGCGCCGGGGCAGTCCGTCATGGCCTCGTGGTCGCGCGAGGCCATGATCCGCCTGCACGAGGAGAGGTGA
- the ydcS gene encoding putative ABC transporter substrate-binding protein YdcS yields the protein MSKKFARSSLCALGMTIMTAHAAEPPKAIGDGEGRLDIIAWPGYIERGQTDKNYDWVTQFEKETGCAVNVKTAATSDEMVSLMAKGGYDLVTASGDASLRLIMGKRVQPINPDLIPNWKTLDARIVKGEWFNVGGKVYGTPYQWGPNLLMYNTKTFPTPPDSWSVVFTKQDLPDGKTNQGRVQAYDGPIYIADAALFVKATQPQLGIKYPYQLTEAQYAAVLKVLRDQHALIHRYWHDTTVQMSDFKNEGVVASSAWPYQANALKGENQPIATVFPKEGVTGWADTTMLHAQAKHPMCAYKWMNWSLTPKVQGDLAAWFGSLPVVPEGCKASTLLGEKGCETNGYNEFDKIMFWKTPIAEGGKFVPYSRWTQDYIAIMGGR from the coding sequence ATGAGCAAAAAATTTGCCCGCAGCAGCCTGTGCGCGCTCGGCATGACTATCATGACAGCGCACGCCGCAGAACCCCCCAAAGCCATTGGCGACGGGGAAGGTCGGCTGGATATTATCGCCTGGCCAGGATACATCGAACGCGGACAGACGGATAAAAACTATGACTGGGTCACCCAGTTTGAAAAAGAGACCGGGTGTGCGGTCAACGTCAAAACGGCGGCCACGTCGGATGAAATGGTCAGCCTGATGGCGAAAGGGGGATATGACCTGGTCACCGCCTCAGGTGACGCCTCCCTGCGCCTGATTATGGGCAAACGCGTTCAGCCCATTAACCCCGACCTTATCCCGAACTGGAAAACCCTCGACGCACGCATCGTGAAAGGGGAATGGTTTAACGTCGGCGGGAAAGTCTACGGCACGCCGTACCAGTGGGGGCCAAACCTGCTGATGTACAACACCAAAACCTTCCCGACCCCACCGGACAGCTGGAGCGTGGTCTTTACCAAACAGGATCTGCCGGACGGGAAAACCAACCAGGGACGCGTGCAGGCCTATGACGGCCCGATTTATATCGCCGACGCCGCGCTGTTCGTCAAAGCCACGCAGCCGCAGCTGGGCATCAAATACCCATACCAGCTCACCGAAGCACAGTATGCCGCGGTGCTCAAGGTGCTTCGCGACCAGCACGCGCTGATCCACCGCTACTGGCATGACACCACCGTCCAGATGAGCGATTTTAAAAATGAAGGCGTCGTGGCCTCCAGCGCCTGGCCGTATCAGGCAAATGCGCTGAAAGGGGAAAACCAGCCCATCGCCACCGTCTTCCCAAAAGAGGGGGTGACCGGCTGGGCGGACACCACCATGCTGCACGCGCAGGCAAAACACCCGATGTGCGCCTACAAATGGATGAACTGGTCGCTGACGCCGAAAGTGCAGGGCGATCTGGCCGCATGGTTTGGCTCTCTGCCCGTGGTGCCGGAAGGGTGTAAGGCCAGCACGCTTTTGGGCGAGAAAGGCTGTGAAACAAACGGGTATAACGAGTTCGACAAAATCATGTTCTGGAAAACCCCCATCGCCGAAGGCGGCAAATTTGTGCCTTACAGCCGCTGGACGCAGGATTACATCGCCATCATGGGCGGTCGTTAA
- a CDS encoding PLP-dependent aminotransferase family protein has product MKKYQRLAQQIISQIELGVWLPGDKLPSLREQVASSGMSFMTVGHAYQMLESQGRIVARPQSGYYVASRPTAQQPAPPAQVMRDEAVDINTYIFDVLQASRDPSVVPFASAFPDPRLFPLQQLNRSLANVSKTATAMSVIENLPPGNVDLRHAIARRYAQQGMNISPEEIVITAGALEALNLSLQAVTEPGDWVIVENPCFYGALQALERLKLKALSIATDVREGIDLNALEQALNDYPVKACWIMTNSQNPLGFTLSAEKKARLVALLTQHNVPLIEDDVYSELYFGREKPLPAKAWDRQDMTLHCSSFSKCLVAGFRIGWVAAGKHARRIQQLQLMSTLSTSSPVQLALVDYLATKRYDAHLRRLRRTLAERKQQAWQSLLRHMPAGVKIHHNDSGYFLWLELPAQLDAGLLSEKALTHHISIAPGKMFSTSDAWTPFFRFNTSWAWGEREEQAVIQLGKLISTMLE; this is encoded by the coding sequence ATGAAAAAATACCAGCGTCTGGCGCAACAAATTATCTCGCAGATTGAGCTTGGCGTATGGCTGCCGGGCGATAAGCTGCCTTCGCTGCGAGAGCAGGTGGCGAGCAGCGGCATGAGTTTTATGACCGTTGGCCACGCGTATCAGATGCTGGAAAGCCAGGGGCGCATTGTCGCCAGACCGCAGTCGGGCTATTACGTTGCCTCGCGCCCGACCGCACAACAGCCTGCGCCACCCGCTCAGGTGATGCGTGACGAAGCGGTGGATATTAACACCTACATCTTCGACGTCTTACAGGCCAGCCGCGACCCGTCCGTTGTTCCTTTTGCCTCCGCGTTTCCCGATCCGCGGCTTTTCCCGCTGCAGCAGCTCAACCGCTCTCTGGCGAACGTCAGCAAAACCGCGACGGCGATGAGCGTAATTGAGAACCTGCCGCCGGGTAACGTCGATCTTCGCCACGCCATTGCCCGTCGCTACGCGCAGCAGGGGATGAACATCTCTCCGGAAGAGATCGTGATCACCGCGGGCGCGCTCGAAGCGCTCAATCTCAGCCTGCAGGCGGTCACCGAGCCGGGCGACTGGGTGATCGTCGAAAACCCCTGTTTCTACGGCGCGCTGCAGGCGCTGGAGCGCCTCAAGCTCAAAGCCTTATCGATTGCGACGGATGTTCGCGAGGGGATTGACCTGAATGCCCTCGAACAGGCGCTGAATGACTATCCGGTTAAAGCCTGCTGGATCATGACCAACAGCCAGAACCCGCTCGGCTTCACGCTAAGCGCGGAGAAAAAAGCGCGGCTCGTCGCGCTATTAACGCAGCACAATGTCCCCCTGATTGAAGATGACGTTTACAGCGAGCTCTATTTTGGCCGCGAAAAGCCGCTCCCGGCGAAAGCCTGGGATCGTCAGGACATGACGCTGCACTGCTCGTCCTTTTCAAAATGTCTGGTGGCCGGTTTTCGCATCGGCTGGGTGGCGGCAGGAAAACACGCGCGACGGATCCAGCAGCTGCAGCTGATGAGCACGCTCTCCACCAGCTCTCCCGTGCAGCTGGCGCTGGTGGATTACCTGGCGACGAAGCGCTACGACGCCCATCTGCGCCGTCTGCGGCGTACGCTGGCCGAGCGAAAGCAGCAGGCCTGGCAGTCACTTCTGCGCCATATGCCTGCCGGGGTCAAAATCCACCATAACGACAGCGGCTACTTTTTATGGCTGGAGCTTCCGGCGCAGCTCGACGCGGGGCTGCTGAGCGAAAAAGCCTTAACGCACCACATCAGCATCGCCCCCGGGAAGATGTTTTCCACATCTGACGCGTGGACGCCGTTCTTTCGTTTTAATACCTCATGGGCCTGGGGAGAGCGAGAAGAGCAGGCGGTTATTCAGTTAGGGAAATTAATTAGCACGATGCTGGAATAA
- a CDS encoding DUF3828 domain-containing protein, whose translation MMRRIIISLPLLLSACTCVPQQNAAERAEEFYSTYLTFFAESDGEYPQLSEFVAADTLSRLNEIESIPEQEIVGSDYFAYVQDYDPSWVKGLGLVYRINS comes from the coding sequence ATGATGAGGAGGATTATAATTAGTTTGCCGTTATTATTATCAGCTTGTACGTGTGTACCTCAGCAGAATGCTGCCGAACGGGCGGAAGAATTTTATTCAACATATCTGACGTTTTTTGCAGAAAGTGATGGTGAATATCCTCAGCTTAGTGAGTTTGTTGCAGCTGATACACTGTCCCGACTTAACGAGATAGAGTCTATTCCTGAACAGGAAATCGTGGGATCAGATTATTTCGCTTACGTTCAGGACTATGATCCATCCTGGGTGAAGGGGCTAGGGTTGGTGTATCGCATCAATTCATGA
- a CDS encoding DUF3828 domain-containing protein — translation MNGEVLPVRIGIEDGGFLNLEVYMRREDGKWKIYRVSDVTDRYEHPIFNAGAITRAKSSAESGL, via the coding sequence ATGAATGGCGAAGTTCTTCCTGTCCGGATTGGCATTGAGGACGGCGGGTTTCTTAATCTTGAAGTCTATATGCGTCGTGAAGATGGAAAATGGAAAATTTACCGCGTGAGTGACGTAACCGATCGCTACGAGCACCCCATATTTAATGCCGGAGCAATTACTCGAGCAAAGTCATCAGCGGAAAGTGGACTTTAA
- a CDS encoding glycosyltransferase family 9 protein encodes MSSKKARVALVSFLLSSYRFFKRSGHSFDRIGLDEKVESIVIFSTTALGDFMFNTPAILSLKSRFPSARITLVSSHKNRNLVECSPWFERVIFWDQKVKTASKIVRLLKTDTPDIAVILHSKSPYDVLIATLSGAKYIFKDAYNESDLAMRRFVTSLSGVEFNGHLIERKMSLIKPMGCDVENIEMKIPFSFEAKSKKNATIIGFQLGASDIQRQWPVLRFNELAKLLINSGHNVEIVLIGSPNEVEISKKFMEGMTEAERQSINDCVGKVSLKELVETISGFDLLVTGDTGPLHLAVALKVKTISLFVTANPAYTGPLQDPHLHKIIRVNNNDDLMTSAQPMSIIGASEVMAAISEAIYEW; translated from the coding sequence ATGTCATCAAAGAAAGCAAGGGTAGCTTTAGTTTCATTTTTATTATCTTCATACCGATTTTTTAAGCGAAGTGGTCATTCTTTTGACAGAATCGGTCTTGATGAAAAAGTAGAGAGTATAGTCATTTTTTCTACAACTGCCCTTGGGGACTTCATGTTCAATACACCAGCGATTTTATCTCTGAAATCAAGGTTTCCCTCTGCTCGAATAACATTAGTTTCAAGCCACAAGAACAGAAACTTGGTTGAGTGTTCTCCTTGGTTTGAACGAGTAATTTTTTGGGACCAAAAAGTTAAAACAGCCTCAAAGATTGTGCGATTGTTAAAAACGGATACTCCAGATATTGCCGTTATTCTTCATTCGAAAAGCCCCTACGATGTACTTATTGCAACTCTGTCAGGTGCGAAATACATATTTAAAGATGCATATAACGAAAGTGATCTTGCAATGAGGCGTTTTGTAACTTCATTGTCCGGGGTTGAGTTTAACGGGCATTTAATTGAAAGAAAAATGTCCTTAATCAAACCAATGGGCTGTGATGTGGAAAATATAGAAATGAAAATACCTTTTTCATTCGAAGCAAAAAGCAAAAAGAACGCCACCATTATTGGGTTCCAGCTTGGAGCATCTGATATCCAAAGACAGTGGCCCGTTCTTAGATTCAATGAACTTGCAAAGTTATTAATCAACTCTGGACATAATGTTGAAATTGTATTGATTGGTTCTCCAAATGAAGTGGAGATTTCCAAAAAATTTATGGAGGGTATGACGGAAGCTGAAAGGCAGTCTATTAATGATTGTGTCGGAAAGGTTTCTTTGAAGGAGCTTGTTGAAACCATTTCCGGTTTTGACTTGCTAGTGACAGGTGATACGGGGCCATTGCATCTTGCCGTAGCGCTAAAGGTTAAAACAATAAGTTTGTTTGTGACAGCGAACCCTGCGTACACCGGCCCTCTTCAAGATCCTCATCTGCATAAGATTATACGTGTTAACAACAATGATGACCTCATGACTTCCGCCCAGCCCATGAGTATAATCGGCGCCAGTGAAGTCATGGCAGCAATCAGTGAAGCTATTTACGAGTGGTGA
- a CDS encoding tail fiber assembly protein — MLLIWIWQLERRQALLLEWKKHRVLLSRVDAGKAPDINWPQSP, encoded by the coding sequence ATGCTGTTGATCTGGATATGGCAACTGGAGAGGAGGCAAGCATTACTGCTTGAGTGGAAAAAACACCGTGTCTTGTTGAGTCGTGTTGATGCCGGTAAGGCTCCTGATATTAACTGGCCTCAGTCACCTTGA
- a CDS encoding tail fiber assembly protein, giving the protein MEGIAAPADYVDEAQRKNKSYLSQANNMITTLQDAVDLDMATGEEASITA; this is encoded by the coding sequence ATGGAGGGTATCGCCGCCCCTGCGGATTACGTGGATGAAGCTCAGCGCAAAAACAAGAGTTACTTGTCTCAGGCGAATAACATGATTACAACACTTCAGGATGCTGTTGATCTGGATATGGCAACTGGAGAGGAGGCAAGCATTACTGCTTGA
- a CDS encoding cytochrome ubiquinol oxidase subunit I, which translates to MFGLDAFHLARIQFAFTVSFHIIFPAITIGLASYLAVLEGLWLKTKNPVWRSLYHFWSKIFAVNFGMGVVSGLVMAYQFGTNWSGFSQFAGSITGPLLTYEVLTAFFLEAGFLGVMLFGWNKVGPGLHFFSTCMVALGTIISTFWILSSNSWMQTPQGYEIVNGQVVPVDWFAVVFNPSFPYRLLHMSIAAFLSSALFVGASAAWHLLRGNNTPAIRAMFSMALWMTLIVAPIQALVGDMHGLNTLKHQPAKIAAIEGHWENPPGEPTPLLLFGWPDMEQERTRFGLAIPALGSLILTHSLDKQVPALKEFPKEDRPNSTIVFWSFRIMAGLGMLMLLLGVAALWLRYKKRVYSSRPFLWFALLMGPSGLIAILAGWITTEVGRQPWVVYGLQRTKDAVSAHGDLHMSVSLLAFFVVYTSVFGVGYSYMVRLIRKGPQPHESFATESDGRPARPLSAVTAEHKEQP; encoded by the coding sequence ATGTTTGGTTTGGATGCTTTTCACCTTGCACGGATACAGTTTGCCTTTACCGTATCCTTTCACATTATTTTCCCGGCCATCACCATCGGCCTGGCAAGCTATCTTGCCGTGCTCGAAGGGCTGTGGCTGAAAACAAAAAATCCGGTCTGGCGTTCGCTGTACCATTTCTGGTCGAAGATTTTCGCCGTCAACTTTGGCATGGGCGTGGTCTCCGGGCTGGTGATGGCCTACCAGTTTGGCACCAACTGGAGCGGCTTTTCGCAGTTTGCGGGCAGCATTACCGGCCCGCTGCTGACCTATGAAGTGCTTACCGCCTTCTTCCTCGAAGCCGGGTTCCTCGGCGTGATGCTGTTCGGCTGGAACAAGGTCGGGCCGGGTCTGCACTTTTTCTCAACCTGCATGGTGGCGCTGGGCACCATTATCTCCACCTTCTGGATCCTCTCTTCGAACAGCTGGATGCAGACCCCGCAGGGCTATGAGATCGTCAACGGTCAGGTCGTCCCGGTGGACTGGTTTGCCGTGGTATTTAACCCCTCCTTCCCTTACCGCCTGCTGCATATGTCGATTGCCGCCTTCCTGAGCAGCGCCCTGTTTGTGGGCGCATCCGCGGCATGGCATCTGCTGCGCGGGAATAATACCCCCGCCATCCGGGCGATGTTTTCGATGGCGCTGTGGATGACGCTGATTGTCGCCCCCATTCAGGCCCTGGTTGGCGATATGCACGGGTTGAACACCTTAAAGCACCAGCCCGCCAAGATTGCCGCCATTGAAGGCCACTGGGAAAATCCGCCGGGTGAACCTACCCCGCTGCTGCTGTTTGGCTGGCCGGATATGGAGCAGGAGCGCACCCGCTTTGGGCTGGCGATCCCCGCCCTCGGCAGCCTTATTCTGACGCACAGCCTGGATAAACAGGTTCCGGCGCTGAAAGAGTTTCCGAAGGAAGACCGTCCGAATTCCACCATCGTCTTCTGGTCGTTTCGTATTATGGCGGGCCTGGGCATGCTGATGCTGCTGCTTGGGGTGGCGGCACTCTGGCTGCGCTACAAAAAGCGCGTGTATTCGTCGCGCCCTTTCCTGTGGTTTGCGCTGTTGATGGGGCCATCCGGGCTGATTGCCATTCTGGCCGGGTGGATCACCACCGAAGTGGGCCGCCAGCCGTGGGTAGTGTATGGGCTCCAGCGAACGAAAGATGCGGTTTCCGCCCACGGTGACCTGCACATGAGCGTAAGCCTGCTGGCCTTCTTCGTCGTCTACACCTCGGTATTCGGCGTGGGTTACAGCTATATGGTGCGCCTCATCCGAAAAGGCCCACAGCCGCATGAGTCTTTCGCCACCGAGTCCGACGGACGTCCTGCCCGCCCACTTTCTGCCGTTACAGCTGAACATAAGGAGCAGCCATAA
- the cydB gene encoding cytochrome d ubiquinol oxidase subunit II: MGIDLSIIWFVIIVFATLMYIVMDGFDLGIGILFPATQNADDRDVMVNSVAPVWDGNETWLVLGGAALFGAFPLAYAVIVDALTIPLTLMLIGLIFRGVAFEFRFKATPAHRPFWDKAFIGGSILATFTQGVTVGAVINGFSVTGRAYTGGPFDWFTAFNLFCGAGLVVAYALLGATWLVMKSENALQQRMREVSKTLLIMLLAFIAAISLWTPLAQPAIAARWFTLPNLFYLLPVPALVVMFSLYQWRCLNNPDSHSRPFILTLGLIFLGFSGLGISIWPHIIPPSITLWQAAAPTQSQGFMLVGALLIVPVILVYTFWSYYVFRGKVQHGEGYH, from the coding sequence ATGGGTATCGATCTTTCCATTATCTGGTTCGTCATTATCGTCTTTGCCACGCTGATGTATATCGTCATGGACGGTTTTGATCTCGGGATCGGCATTCTGTTCCCGGCCACGCAGAACGCCGACGATCGCGACGTGATGGTCAACAGCGTCGCGCCGGTATGGGACGGAAATGAAACCTGGCTGGTGCTGGGCGGTGCCGCCCTGTTCGGCGCATTCCCGCTGGCCTATGCGGTGATCGTTGATGCCCTGACCATTCCGCTCACATTAATGCTGATCGGACTTATTTTCCGCGGCGTGGCGTTTGAGTTTCGCTTTAAGGCCACGCCTGCGCACCGCCCGTTCTGGGATAAGGCCTTTATTGGCGGTTCGATTCTGGCGACGTTTACCCAGGGCGTGACGGTAGGTGCCGTCATTAACGGCTTTTCCGTCACCGGCCGGGCCTACACCGGCGGCCCCTTTGACTGGTTTACCGCGTTTAACCTGTTTTGCGGCGCGGGGCTGGTGGTGGCCTATGCGCTGTTAGGCGCTACCTGGCTGGTGATGAAAAGCGAAAACGCGCTGCAGCAGCGGATGCGTGAGGTATCTAAAACGCTATTAATCATGCTGCTGGCGTTTATTGCGGCGATCAGCCTCTGGACGCCGCTGGCGCAACCGGCCATCGCTGCGCGCTGGTTTACGCTGCCAAACCTGTTTTATCTGCTGCCGGTCCCGGCGCTGGTGGTGATGTTTAGCCTGTACCAGTGGCGCTGCCTGAATAATCCCGACAGCCATAGCCGACCGTTTATCCTGACGCTGGGGCTGATCTTCCTCGGCTTTAGCGGGCTTGGGATCAGCATCTGGCCGCATATTATTCCGCCGTCGATCACCCTGTGGCAGGCCGCCGCACCGACGCAAAGCCAGGGCTTTATGCTTGTGGGCGCGCTGTTGATCGTTCCCGTCATTCTGGTCTACACCTTCTGGAGCTACTATGTATTTCGCGGCAAAGTTCAGCATGGGGAGGGTTATCACTGA
- a CDS encoding DUF2474 domain-containing protein yields MQQPVWKRLLWLAIIWGGSVLALAAVSMLFRMLMTAAGFKSH; encoded by the coding sequence ATGCAACAACCGGTCTGGAAAAGATTACTGTGGCTGGCCATTATCTGGGGCGGCAGCGTGCTGGCGCTGGCTGCGGTCAGCATGCTCTTCCGTATGCTGATGACGGCTGCAGGGTTTAAATCGCATTGA
- the hslJ gene encoding heat shock protein HslJ — MKKLIALSVISLVLTGCVNPGKASVQPEQLKSHRFVLENVNGKAVKSATTQPEISFNALPDISLVDNISVSGQMCNRFNGQGKLSEGELKVKTLAMTRKLCTEPQLNELDQAIGDMLRKGAQVDLTEDQLTLATADKTLMFKRAE; from the coding sequence ATGAAAAAGCTCATCGCGTTAAGTGTTATTAGTCTTGTCCTTACCGGCTGCGTTAATCCGGGTAAAGCCTCCGTACAGCCGGAGCAACTTAAGAGCCACCGCTTTGTGCTGGAAAATGTGAACGGTAAGGCCGTGAAGAGCGCGACAACGCAACCAGAAATCAGTTTTAACGCGCTGCCTGATATCAGCCTGGTGGACAACATCAGCGTTTCTGGCCAGATGTGTAACCGCTTTAACGGCCAGGGGAAATTGTCCGAAGGCGAGCTTAAGGTGAAAACGCTGGCCATGACGCGCAAGCTCTGCACAGAACCGCAGCTGAATGAGCTGGATCAGGCCATCGGCGACATGCTGCGCAAAGGGGCGCAGGTCGACCTGACTGAAGACCAGTTGACGCTGGCGACAGCCGATAAAACGCTGATGTTTAAGCGTGCAGAATAA
- a CDS encoding putative hemolysin, with product MRSAFWVGCAALLLSACSSEPVQQATAAHVAPGMKAAMSSSGQANCAMIGGSLSVARQLDGSAIGMCALPNGKRCSEQSLAVGSCGNY from the coding sequence ATGCGCTCAGCATTTTGGGTAGGGTGTGCCGCACTATTATTGTCGGCATGTAGCAGTGAACCAGTCCAGCAGGCTACGGCCGCTCACGTCGCGCCGGGAATGAAGGCGGCGATGTCCAGTTCAGGTCAGGCCAATTGCGCAATGATTGGCGGTTCGCTGTCCGTCGCCCGACAGCTTGACGGTTCTGCTATTGGTATGTGCGCCTTGCCAAACGGCAAACGCTGCAGTGAGCAGTCGCTTGCCGTGGGAAGCTGCGGTAACTACTGA